One region of Methanobrevibacter thaueri genomic DNA includes:
- a CDS encoding DNA-directed DNA polymerase, translated as MQRNVVILDIDYVTYEDKPVIRLFSKEGDKNIVLIDDTFEPYLYVVSDDVEECMAEIEENIDVVNIERVIKKDFQIESEFIKVTFKHPQELAKKRDDLRDLESVIQIREFDIPFYRRYLMDRDVIPMTEVTAIGDKLDSFLDLDSSKQDVEIIKLTQPLERLPDYPQKFRILSFDLEVRNPHGMPNSEEDEIIMIGVSSNFGINQVISTKTNSPDRDDFVNQVESERAMIEEFVNIIKENNVDIIVGYNSDNFDFPYLKDRAKILGVDLDIGMDESDVKFIRRGYANAASFKGLIHVDLYLVMRRYMTLDRYTLERVYYELFGEEKIDVPGERIFEFWDNGGEELDNLFDYSLDDVVSTLKIAEQTLPLNLELTRIIGQPLFDVSRMATGQQAEWFLVKQAYFDEEVVPNKQGSNFADRASAEDNEGGYVREPEKGLHENLVQFDFRSLYPSIIISKNISPDVMTLGDVENEEDYNISPEHGIKFKKSPQGFIPSVIDKILQERFRIKREMKATDDPQEKIALNVQQQAIKRLANTMYGIYGFPRFRWYSFECAKAITSWGRQYIKSSIKKAEEFGFYTIYADTDGFYAKYKKE; from the coding sequence ATGCAGAGAAATGTTGTCATCCTGGATATAGATTATGTAACTTATGAAGACAAGCCTGTAATCAGATTGTTTTCAAAGGAAGGCGATAAGAACATAGTTTTGATAGATGACACCTTCGAGCCATATCTGTATGTTGTAAGCGACGATGTTGAGGAATGCATGGCTGAGATTGAGGAAAATATTGATGTTGTCAATATCGAAAGGGTGATTAAGAAGGATTTCCAAATAGAATCGGAATTCATCAAGGTCACATTCAAGCATCCTCAGGAATTGGCCAAAAAAAGGGATGACTTAAGGGATCTGGAATCAGTCATCCAGATAAGGGAATTCGATATCCCATTCTACAGAAGGTACCTGATGGACCGTGATGTGATTCCTATGACTGAAGTTACCGCAATTGGGGATAAGCTGGATTCATTTCTAGATTTGGATTCATCAAAACAGGACGTAGAGATTATCAAATTAACACAGCCGCTTGAAAGGTTGCCTGACTATCCTCAAAAATTCAGAATATTGAGCTTTGACCTTGAAGTCAGAAACCCTCATGGAATGCCCAACTCAGAGGAGGATGAAATCATCATGATAGGGGTTTCAAGCAACTTCGGAATAAATCAGGTAATCTCCACAAAAACAAACTCTCCTGACAGGGATGATTTCGTAAATCAGGTCGAATCTGAAAGGGCTATGATTGAGGAGTTTGTAAACATAATCAAGGAGAATAATGTGGACATTATCGTAGGATATAACTCCGATAACTTTGACTTCCCATATCTCAAGGACCGTGCTAAGATATTGGGGGTTGATTTGGATATTGGAATGGATGAATCTGATGTCAAATTTATCCGAAGGGGATATGCCAATGCGGCATCATTTAAAGGATTGATTCACGTTGACTTATACCTTGTCATGAGAAGGTACATGACCCTTGACAGATATACATTGGAAAGGGTTTACTATGAGCTCTTTGGCGAGGAGAAAATCGATGTTCCGGGAGAAAGAATATTTGAATTCTGGGACAACGGAGGTGAAGAGTTGGACAATCTCTTTGATTATTCCTTGGATGATGTGGTGTCAACCTTAAAAATTGCGGAACAGACATTGCCGCTAAACTTGGAACTTACACGTATAATAGGTCAACCTTTATTTGATGTTTCACGTATGGCAACAGGCCAACAGGCAGAATGGTTTTTAGTAAAGCAGGCCTACTTTGATGAGGAGGTCGTTCCGAATAAGCAGGGATCAAACTTTGCAGACCGTGCATCAGCAGAAGACAATGAAGGGGGTTACGTTAGGGAACCTGAAAAGGGACTTCACGAAAACCTGGTGCAATTCGACTTCAGGAGCCTGTATCCGAGCATCATCATTTCAAAGAACATATCTCCTGATGTGATGACATTGGGTGATGTTGAAAATGAGGAGGACTACAACATATCTCCGGAGCACGGAATCAAGTTCAAGAAATCACCACAGGGTTTTATTCCGTCTGTTATTGATAAGATCCTGCAGGAAAGGTTCAGAATCAAGCGTGAGATGAAAGCGACAGATGATCCTCAGGAAAAAATAGCATTGAATGTACAGCAGCAGGCAATCAAAAGACTTGCAAATACCATGTATGGTATCTATGGTTTTCCACGTTTCAGATGGTATTCATTCGAATGTGCAAAGGCGATTACCTCATGGGGAAGACAGTATATCAAGTCATCAATAAAAAAAGCCGAAGAATTTGGTTTCTATACAATATATGCTGATACAGATGGTTTCTACGCCAAGTATAAGAAAGAATAA
- a CDS encoding AI-2E family transporter produces the protein MGIDIKEYLTPPVLLILFLLVVSLMIVFPVLNMIILGAILAYGVRPVARKIQSKLKFPSISILLAMVVILIPLILLIAYIVMEVTGILTGFLATNSDAGVNAAISSLSQYIPGGLDINSISASIYSSAREIGTYVLNYLVKFASSLMNVTLDLFILVCSVFYFVRDGDKCLEFIKSFVPDDSKDFFDRTVESVKDVLRSIFYGHFLTSVIIGIFAAIGYSLLGYPYGIFLGVLTGILQLIPVFGPWPIYWALFFMDILSGNYPRAIIVLLFGFFLSTIDMYIRPALSSHYADIHPLILLVGFLSGPLVYGIVGFIVGPLILGITYTVLDNYRKEYLIGDN, from the coding sequence ATGGGAATTGACATTAAGGAATATTTGACTCCACCAGTGCTGCTGATACTGTTTTTGCTGGTTGTTTCACTGATGATAGTCTTTCCCGTTTTGAACATGATAATCTTGGGCGCAATACTGGCTTATGGAGTCCGCCCGGTTGCACGTAAAATCCAATCAAAATTAAAATTCCCTTCAATTTCTATTTTACTTGCAATGGTAGTCATTCTGATACCGTTGATACTTTTAATCGCCTATATAGTCATGGAAGTCACAGGCATACTGACTGGTTTTTTAGCCACTAATTCTGATGCGGGAGTAAATGCGGCAATCTCATCCTTATCCCAGTATATACCTGGTGGTTTGGACATAAATTCAATTTCTGCATCCATTTATTCTTCAGCTCGCGAAATAGGGACCTATGTTCTAAATTATCTGGTCAAATTTGCAAGCAGCCTGATGAATGTCACACTGGATCTGTTCATACTGGTATGTTCAGTGTTCTACTTTGTCCGTGATGGAGACAAGTGCCTGGAGTTCATAAAGTCATTTGTCCCTGACGATTCCAAGGACTTCTTTGACAGGACTGTTGAGTCAGTCAAGGACGTTTTGAGAAGCATATTCTATGGACACTTCCTGACATCAGTCATAATCGGAATATTTGCGGCCATAGGCTATTCCCTTTTGGGCTATCCATATGGGATATTCTTGGGTGTGCTCACCGGAATACTGCAGTTGATTCCTGTATTCGGGCCATGGCCAATCTACTGGGCATTGTTCTTTATGGATATCCTGTCTGGAAACTATCCAAGGGCAATAATCGTTTTACTCTTTGGATTCTTCCTAAGCACAATCGACATGTACATAAGGCCGGCACTATCAAGCCATTATGCTGATATACACCCGCTGATTCTGTTGGTAGGATTTTTATCAGGTCCTCTTGTTTATGGAATTGTAGGATTCATTGTAGGTCCTTTGATTTTGGGAATAACATATACCGTTTTGGACAATTATAGAAAAGAATACCTCATAGGGGATAATTAA
- a CDS encoding dihydroorotate dehydrogenase electron transfer subunit gives MINEPKIVEITEIIEETPTIKTFKFNWDFEKLGRPNPGEFLMIWNFNNEKPMSISQINDNELAITVKNIGEFTSQLHDLEVGSQIGVRGSYGHGFDNSFKGKRIIAIGGGVGMAPVNAIASYLAKDNDVSVISAAQTKDELLFLDSLKDIGVNVYPCTDDGSFGFEGFATNCLEDLLEDATYDYAFVCGPEIMMKGIFEILEASEIPGQYSLERYMKCALGVCGQCCVDSEGWRICVEGPVFENDKINQITEFAKYRRDASGVKY, from the coding sequence ATGATTAATGAACCTAAAATAGTTGAAATCACTGAAATCATTGAGGAGACTCCTACCATTAAGACCTTCAAGTTCAATTGGGATTTTGAAAAGCTTGGACGTCCTAATCCAGGTGAGTTCCTGATGATTTGGAACTTCAATAATGAAAAACCGATGTCCATTTCACAGATTAACGACAATGAACTGGCAATCACCGTTAAGAATATCGGGGAGTTCACATCACAATTGCACGATTTGGAAGTTGGAAGCCAGATTGGTGTTAGGGGCAGTTACGGTCACGGTTTCGACAACTCATTCAAGGGCAAAAGGATAATCGCAATAGGTGGTGGAGTCGGTATGGCCCCTGTAAATGCCATTGCCAGCTATTTGGCTAAAGATAATGATGTCAGCGTCATTTCAGCCGCCCAAACCAAGGATGAGTTATTGTTCTTGGATTCATTGAAGGATATTGGGGTCAATGTTTATCCTTGCACAGATGATGGAAGTTTTGGATTTGAAGGATTTGCAACAAATTGCCTTGAGGATTTGCTTGAAGATGCGACCTACGATTATGCATTTGTGTGCGGACCTGAGATAATGATGAAAGGAATCTTCGAGATTCTTGAAGCATCCGAAATACCGGGCCAATATTCCCTTGAGAGATACATGAAATGTGCCCTGGGAGTGTGTGGTCAGTGTTGTGTCGACAGCGAAGGATGGAGAATCTGTGTGGAAGGTCCGGTTTTTGAAAATGACAAGATAAATCAGATCACTGAATTTGCAAAATACAGAAGAGACGCTTCAGGCGTTAAATACTAA
- a CDS encoding dihydroorotate dehydrogenase: MLKTNICGVEFQNPLMLAAGIMGSNASSMNWILKSGAGGVVSKSFSLNPHPGYVNPTTVAVEGGIINAIGLSNPGVENFKEELKKIEREDNVVIASIYGATPDEFSKLVEEVQEYVDMIELNISCPHAMDGYGASIGQSCDLSHTIVSASADASDVPIIAKLTPNVTDITEIAKTCEDAGADCLSLINTLGPGMKINIDVAKPVLSNKFGGMSGRAIKPIAVRNVYSVYEAVDIPLIGVGGIYTFEDVVEFIFAGARAVQIGTAIMDEGVDVFAKINEGLEKFMAEKGYNSIDEMVGIAHD; this comes from the coding sequence ATGTTGAAAACAAATATTTGCGGAGTGGAATTTCAAAATCCATTGATGTTGGCTGCGGGAATAATGGGAAGCAATGCCTCATCAATGAATTGGATTTTAAAATCCGGTGCCGGAGGGGTTGTGTCCAAATCATTTTCACTTAATCCTCATCCTGGATATGTCAACCCGACAACAGTGGCTGTTGAAGGAGGCATAATCAATGCAATCGGCCTTTCAAATCCAGGTGTTGAAAACTTCAAAGAGGAACTGAAGAAAATTGAAAGGGAAGACAATGTGGTAATCGCCTCAATCTATGGCGCAACACCTGATGAATTTTCCAAATTGGTTGAGGAAGTTCAGGAATATGTCGACATGATTGAGCTGAACATCTCCTGTCCTCATGCAATGGATGGTTATGGGGCATCCATCGGTCAAAGCTGTGACCTGTCACATACCATTGTCTCAGCTTCAGCTGATGCAAGTGATGTTCCGATTATAGCCAAATTGACTCCTAATGTCACAGACATTACTGAAATAGCCAAGACATGTGAGGACGCAGGTGCGGATTGCCTGTCCTTAATAAACACTTTAGGTCCGGGCATGAAAATCAATATTGATGTTGCAAAACCTGTTTTGTCAAACAAGTTCGGTGGAATGAGCGGAAGGGCCATAAAGCCGATTGCAGTGCGTAACGTTTATTCAGTTTACGAGGCGGTGGACATTCCATTGATTGGTGTTGGGGGAATATATACCTTTGAGGATGTTGTGGAGTTCATATTTGCAGGTGCACGCGCAGTGCAGATTGGTACCGCAATCATGGATGAGGGAGTAGATGTATTCGCCAAGATCAATGAAGGATTGGAGAAGTTCATGGCCGAGAAAGGTTATAACTCAATTGATGAAATGGTGGGGATAGCACATGATTAA
- a CDS encoding coiled-coil domain-containing protein, with product MSKESLDDLRYELELKNAEIDELNMELQEKNEQINKLKLYSTKLKYEKKNLEDKLDTKIDYDKARINELDDLQEKIREKEAIIEDKHDQVKYLRALIDDYKEQLGRNTENLDVQLKKISKTYEDLLAQKDAIIQKQDEQIANLIKSNEETVKSNKTNIISLKLQNEKYQEIIDKFTKTN from the coding sequence ATGTCAAAAGAGAGTTTGGATGATTTAAGATATGAGTTGGAACTTAAGAATGCAGAAATCGATGAGCTCAATATGGAGCTTCAGGAAAAAAACGAGCAGATCAACAAGCTGAAATTGTATTCCACCAAATTAAAATATGAGAAAAAGAATTTGGAGGACAAGCTCGACACCAAAATCGATTATGACAAGGCAAGAATCAATGAGCTTGACGATTTGCAGGAAAAAATCAGGGAAAAGGAAGCCATCATCGAGGACAAGCATGACCAGGTAAAGTACTTGAGGGCCCTGATTGATGACTATAAGGAGCAGTTAGGCAGGAATACCGAGAATCTTGATGTCCAGCTCAAAAAAATCTCTAAAACATATGAGGATTTGCTTGCCCAAAAGGACGCTATCATTCAAAAGCAGGATGAGCAAATTGCCAATTTGATAAAATCAAATGAAGAGACAGTAAAATCAAACAAGACCAATATAATCAGTTTAAAATTGCAAAATGAAAAATATCAAGAGATTATTGATAAATTTACAAAAACTAATTAA
- a CDS encoding NOP5/NOP56 family protein, protein MECYITYCVKGFLAFNSENELISEKLFPEDEILNRLADIDDKKIVPEETEIIDEVSNDYDEIIIESNKRRSDYGNEKVNIKTPNPAGEYLRSNYEEFGLDSEEITEIYRNLAIYRIKKESSSEDKHLIQAINTIDEIDESISKQIERIREWYALYFPEMEVIRNNETYIRLISENKSKDEIIKAKPEAFPDDMIDLEEDINPKDIEIMNNYANSIYEMQQTRKNLEEYVDFKMQDIAPNLRLLVGSSLGAKLISHAGGLKRLAVYPSSTVQIMGAEKALFRHLKSGDRPPKYGLIYQHPQVRGAKWWNRGKIARMLAGMISHAARRDVFTKTFDENAFDEFIKKAEEIEKNNPFPTKTTKKRNEERSKGKNKKRKGKKKRKRR, encoded by the coding sequence ATGGAATGCTATATTACTTATTGCGTTAAGGGATTTCTAGCCTTTAACAGTGAAAACGAATTGATTTCAGAAAAGTTATTTCCGGAAGATGAAATACTTAACAGATTGGCCGATATCGATGATAAAAAAATCGTGCCTGAAGAAACGGAAATAATCGATGAAGTTTCCAATGACTATGATGAAATCATTATCGAATCCAACAAAAGAAGGTCAGATTACGGCAATGAAAAAGTCAACATCAAAACTCCAAATCCTGCCGGAGAATATCTGAGAAGCAATTATGAGGAATTCGGATTGGACAGTGAGGAAATAACCGAAATCTACAGAAATCTGGCGATTTACAGAATCAAGAAGGAATCCTCCTCTGAAGACAAACACCTGATTCAGGCAATCAATACCATCGATGAGATTGATGAAAGCATTTCCAAACAAATTGAAAGAATCCGTGAATGGTATGCATTGTATTTCCCGGAAATGGAAGTCATCAGAAACAATGAGACCTACATCAGACTTATATCAGAAAACAAAAGCAAGGATGAAATCATAAAGGCAAAGCCTGAAGCATTCCCGGACGACATGATTGACTTGGAGGAAGACATAAATCCGAAAGACATAGAAATAATGAACAATTATGCAAATTCAATCTATGAGATGCAGCAGACAAGAAAGAATCTTGAGGAATATGTTGACTTTAAAATGCAGGACATAGCACCTAACTTGAGACTACTGGTCGGATCATCTCTTGGAGCCAAGCTGATTTCACATGCCGGAGGGCTTAAGAGGCTTGCTGTCTACCCATCAAGCACCGTCCAGATAATGGGAGCTGAAAAGGCACTGTTCAGACACCTGAAAAGTGGAGACCGTCCACCAAAATACGGTTTGATATATCAGCACCCACAGGTTCGCGGAGCAAAATGGTGGAACCGTGGAAAAATTGCCAGAATGCTTGCAGGAATGATATCACATGCCGCAAGACGAGATGTATTTACTAAGACATTCGATGAAAATGCCTTTGATGAATTTATCAAAAAAGCTGAAGAAATCGAAAAGAATAATCCTTTTCCAACCAAAACCACTAAAAAACGAAATGAAGAAAGGTCAAAAGGCAAAAACAAGAAGAGAAAAGGTAAAAAGAAAAGGAAGAGGAGATAA